One segment of Dolichospermum sp. DET69 DNA contains the following:
- a CDS encoding protein kinase → MLAGTTLQNGKYTILQEIGRGGFGVTFKAMHHYLGQEVVMKTMNEKLRKHPDFSKFQRQFQDEARRLAACVHPHIVRVSDFFEEDTLSYMVMEYVRGDTLGAAFVLPGIPLAEATAIHYIRQIGAALQVVHNNGLLHRDVKPDNIILRQGTQEVVLIDFGIAREFNNGVKQTHTGLVSEGYAPIEQYLTQAKRTAATDVYGLAATLYALLTAQVPIPALLRDREQMPSPRELQPHLSGAVNQAVNRGMAVEPHFRPTSVAEWLQLLPGNGLNVTSPSLPTQAVATINLSDLKSEDLLKKAPSHPIATPLKVANIGKKAGVSKGVISISIALVAATAGFSMTRILSKPNLQSSPKPVFEQSTYESNPPKPVIVIPPAATNQKIQNSSLGESAPVPSVRRKRRNIRVSPEPIPTSNSEEKAPENKDSQPTPKPKTTIKQSTPVVTSAPSLMDTLREAKESQKASPPSENTAPKSRPVVTPPQESQPENSSSVVVPTVETNPNQAPESQQQKEEKPQ, encoded by the coding sequence ATGTTAGCAGGAACAACTTTGCAGAATGGAAAATATACCATCCTCCAGGAAATAGGGCGGGGCGGATTTGGTGTTACATTCAAAGCTATGCACCACTATTTAGGTCAAGAAGTGGTGATGAAAACAATGAATGAGAAATTGCGGAAACACCCCGATTTTTCCAAATTTCAGCGCCAATTTCAAGATGAAGCTAGGAGATTGGCCGCTTGTGTTCATCCTCATATTGTCCGAGTCAGCGACTTTTTTGAGGAAGATACTTTATCTTATATGGTGATGGAATACGTCCGTGGAGACACTTTAGGTGCAGCATTTGTGTTACCAGGAATACCTCTAGCAGAAGCCACAGCTATTCATTATATCCGCCAAATAGGTGCAGCATTGCAGGTGGTACATAATAATGGTTTATTGCACCGAGATGTTAAACCAGATAATATTATTTTGCGTCAAGGAACGCAGGAAGTAGTGCTAATTGATTTTGGCATTGCTAGAGAATTTAATAATGGGGTAAAACAGACACATACAGGTTTGGTTAGTGAAGGATATGCACCCATTGAACAGTATTTAACTCAAGCGAAGCGCACAGCAGCTACTGATGTTTATGGTTTAGCCGCAACTTTATATGCACTGTTAACAGCACAAGTTCCCATTCCTGCATTATTACGTGACCGGGAACAAATGCCCTCTCCTCGTGAACTACAACCCCATCTGAGTGGAGCTGTTAATCAAGCAGTTAATCGGGGAATGGCTGTAGAACCCCATTTTCGCCCTACTTCAGTAGCAGAATGGCTGCAACTACTACCAGGAAATGGGCTGAATGTCACATCACCAAGTTTACCTACCCAAGCAGTAGCTACTATTAATTTATCAGATTTAAAATCAGAAGATTTACTTAAAAAAGCTCCTTCCCATCCTATTGCGACACCATTAAAAGTTGCAAATATAGGAAAAAAAGCAGGTGTATCTAAGGGAGTTATTAGCATTAGTATCGCCTTAGTTGCAGCTACAGCAGGTTTTAGTATGACGCGGATATTATCAAAACCTAATTTGCAATCATCACCTAAACCAGTTTTTGAACAATCTACTTACGAGTCTAATCCACCCAAGCCTGTTATTGTCATACCACCAGCAGCTACAAATCAAAAAATTCAAAATTCCTCTTTGGGCGAATCTGCACCAGTACCTAGTGTGAGGAGAAAACGCAGAAATATTCGTGTTTCCCCAGAACCAATTCCTACTAGTAATTCTGAGGAAAAAGCACCTGAGAATAAGGACTCTCAACCCACACCAAAGCCAAAGACCACAATCAAGCAATCAACACCAGTTGTTACTTCTGCACCTTCCTTAATGGATACTTTGCGTGAGGCCAAAGAATCCCAGAAAGCTTCTCCTCCTTCGGAAAATACTGCACCAAAATCTCGTCCCGTAGTTACTCCACCCCAGGAATCTCAACCAGAAAATTCTTCTTCTGTGGTAGTTCCAACAGTAGAAACAAACCCCAATCAAGCGCCGGAAAGTCAGCAGCAAAAGGAAGAAAAGCCGCAATAA
- a CDS encoding Hsp20/alpha crystallin family protein yields the protein MTLVRWNPLREIERWEPFPEMGIIRQQMDRLFEQLLPPDASEKIGLTFIPPAEIVETDSDLQLRVEIPGLDAKDLDVEVTPESVSISGERKSETTTEAEGMTRSEFRYGKFQRLITLPAVVDNEKVEAEYKNGILHLTIPKAESEKHKAVKVRLG from the coding sequence ATGACACTTGTCCGTTGGAACCCTTTACGGGAAATAGAACGCTGGGAACCATTCCCTGAAATGGGTATTATCCGGCAACAAATGGATCGGTTGTTTGAACAATTATTACCACCTGATGCCAGTGAGAAAATAGGATTAACTTTCATTCCTCCTGCTGAAATTGTAGAAACTGATAGTGATTTGCAGTTGAGGGTAGAAATACCAGGCTTGGACGCAAAGGATCTTGATGTCGAAGTCACTCCCGAATCGGTTTCTATTAGCGGTGAGCGCAAATCGGAAACGACAACGGAAGCCGAGGGTATGACTCGCTCTGAGTTTCGTTATGGCAAGTTCCAACGGTTAATTACCTTGCCTGCTGTTGTCGATAATGAAAAAGTAGAGGCCGAATATAAGAATGGAATTCTCCATCTGACTATTCCTAAAGCTGAGTCGGAAAAACACAAAGCTGTGAAGGTTCGTCTTGGTTAA
- a CDS encoding thioesterase codes for MTIKTTFTLWVTCPQPNPQAKLRLFCFAYAGGSATVFRTWANYLPKTMELCPIEIPGRGRQIKSPAYTEIQPLVRAIAINIIPYLDKPFAFFGYSMGSLISFELTKLLRSEYNFHPLHLIIAARQAPQFTAEKPPISQLPDPDFLTAISQFNGISSAVLKNAELMQMFLPIIRADFKVLESYVYTPQPPLDSPITAFGGLQDPTVSYTALFGWKEQTLASFCLHQIDGDHFFINTDKSILLNSIIQSLQFHI; via the coding sequence ATGACAATCAAAACTACCTTCACCCTTTGGGTAACTTGCCCTCAACCCAATCCTCAAGCCAAATTACGCCTATTTTGTTTTGCTTATGCTGGTGGTAGTGCCACAGTTTTTCGGACTTGGGCTAATTATTTACCCAAAACTATGGAATTATGTCCTATCGAAATTCCCGGTAGAGGAAGACAAATCAAATCACCTGCATACACAGAAATTCAACCTTTAGTTAGAGCAATAGCTATCAATATCATCCCCTATCTAGATAAACCTTTTGCTTTTTTCGGTTATAGTATGGGTTCATTAATTAGTTTTGAGTTAACTAAGCTACTGCGTTCTGAATATAATTTTCACCCTTTACATCTTATTATTGCCGCCCGTCAAGCACCACAGTTTACTGCTGAAAAACCGCCAATTTCTCAATTACCAGATCCGGATTTTTTAACTGCAATATCCCAGTTTAATGGAATTTCGAGCGCAGTGCTGAAAAATGCCGAATTGATGCAGATGTTTTTGCCGATTATCCGCGCTGATTTTAAAGTTTTAGAATCCTATGTGTATACTCCTCAACCTCCGCTAGATTCTCCTATTACTGCCTTTGGTGGTTTACAAGACCCAACAGTTAGTTATACTGCTCTTTTTGGATGGAAAGAGCAAACTCTTGCCTCTTTTTGTTTACATCAGATAGATGGAGATCATTTTTTCATCAATACAGATAAAAGCATTTTACTTAATAGTATAATTCAATCTTTACAGTTCCATATTTAA
- a CDS encoding carotenoid oxygenase family protein: MQATDKKSHKKAWAGAISQPATEFAATQLPILAGRIPDGLRGTLYRNGPARLERNGMRVGHWFDGDGAILAVNFTNVEPVGVYRYVQTTGYQEETTAGKLLYGNYGMTAPGIIWNQWIKPVKNAANTSVLALPDKLLALWEGGKPHALDLQTLESCGEDDLGYLTKGLSYSAHCKQDGNTGEIFNFGVTPALNAILNIYKSDSTGKIIKTATHQLKGVPIIHDFVLAGQYLIFFISPVRLNLWPVLLGTSNYSDSLEWLPKLGTQIIVFNRESLSLVSQGETESWFQWHFANGYVDATGAVIVDIARYEDFQTNQYLREVATGETHTIAKSTFSQVQLNPLTGKVIKIEQLSDKHCEFPSVPQQNVGQFSRYTYMSGFQPGTDMAKEIVNTIACFDHQTGNLIAANIGENRYPSEPIYVQDSQKSDQGWLLTVIYDGNTHSSEVWVFASDALNQEPVCKLGLPSVIPHSFHGTWKPANTPGD; encoded by the coding sequence ATGCAAGCAACTGATAAAAAGTCACATAAAAAAGCATGGGCTGGGGCAATATCTCAACCTGCAACAGAATTTGCTGCTACTCAATTACCCATTCTCGCTGGCAGAATCCCCGATGGTTTACGGGGTACACTGTACCGCAATGGACCAGCACGACTAGAACGGAATGGTATGAGGGTGGGACATTGGTTTGATGGAGATGGGGCAATTCTCGCGGTTAATTTCACCAATGTAGAACCAGTTGGAGTTTATCGCTATGTGCAAACAACTGGTTATCAAGAAGAAACTACTGCGGGTAAATTGCTTTATGGTAATTATGGCATGACTGCACCAGGAATTATTTGGAATCAATGGATAAAACCCGTAAAAAATGCAGCTAATACTTCCGTTTTAGCGTTACCTGATAAACTTCTCGCATTGTGGGAAGGTGGTAAACCTCATGCTTTAGATTTGCAAACTTTAGAAAGTTGTGGTGAAGATGATTTAGGATATTTAACTAAAGGATTAAGCTATTCTGCACATTGTAAACAGGATGGAAATACAGGGGAAATTTTTAATTTTGGTGTGACTCCTGCCTTAAATGCCATACTTAATATTTATAAAAGTGACTCCACTGGCAAAATTATCAAAACAGCAACACATCAATTGAAAGGAGTACCAATAATACATGATTTTGTTTTAGCGGGACAGTATTTAATTTTTTTTATCAGCCCAGTCCGGTTAAATCTTTGGCCTGTTTTGCTAGGAACAAGTAATTATAGTGACTCTCTAGAATGGCTTCCCAAATTAGGAACTCAGATCATAGTCTTTAACAGAGAAAGTTTATCTTTAGTTAGTCAGGGAGAAACTGAATCTTGGTTTCAATGGCATTTTGCTAATGGTTATGTAGATGCTACTGGTGCAGTAATTGTAGATATTGCCCGTTATGAAGATTTTCAAACTAATCAATATTTACGAGAGGTAGCTACAGGGGAAACTCACACAATTGCTAAGAGTACATTTTCCCAAGTGCAACTTAATCCTCTCACGGGAAAAGTAATTAAAATTGAACAACTTTCGGATAAACATTGTGAGTTTCCTAGTGTTCCTCAACAAAATGTAGGTCAATTTTCTCGCTATACCTATATGTCTGGATTTCAACCAGGAACAGATATGGCTAAGGAGATTGTCAATACTATTGCTTGTTTTGATCATCAAACTGGAAATTTAATAGCAGCGAATATAGGAGAAAATCGCTATCCTTCTGAACCTATTTATGTGCAAGATTCGCAAAAATCTGATCAAGGTTGGTTGTTAACAGTGATTTATGACGGTAATACTCACAGTAGCGAAGTTTGGGTATTTGCCAGCGACGCGCTAAATCAAGAACCTGTTTGTAAATTGGGATTACCCAGCGTTATTCCTCATAGTTTTCATGGTACATGGAAACCTGCTAATACACCAGGCGACTAG
- a CDS encoding DUF2207 domain-containing protein: protein MKKVLIKRIGFCLIAILVTVLITFTHAVAQEVPFYWDYINVNIDVQTNGDMLVTEEQKYVFKSDYSNQRYRYIRLDKVDEIKDVTVQENNKIIPSETGIENNQFWIRWQHQLKPPESHIFVLKYRVIGGLHINNENTQVYWKAIFADRKAPIQAAKVRVQLPEALSGKVLEFMKFGTPATARQVNPRIFEFVANQPILPKEILEVQIKFPSEILNISKPHWQQSNFWGSWKIILAGLFVLVFF, encoded by the coding sequence ATGAAGAAGGTTTTGATCAAAAGAATTGGGTTTTGTTTAATTGCTATCTTGGTAACAGTGCTGATTACATTTACTCATGCTGTTGCACAGGAAGTACCATTTTATTGGGACTATATCAACGTTAATATTGACGTACAAACTAACGGAGATATGTTAGTTACGGAAGAACAAAAGTATGTGTTTAAATCAGATTACTCTAATCAACGATATCGTTATATTCGTTTAGATAAAGTTGATGAAATTAAGGATGTAACAGTTCAAGAGAATAATAAAATCATTCCTAGTGAAACTGGAATTGAAAATAATCAATTTTGGATTCGTTGGCAACATCAATTAAAACCACCAGAATCACATATATTTGTTTTAAAATATCGTGTAATTGGGGGATTACATATCAACAATGAAAATACTCAAGTTTACTGGAAAGCCATTTTTGCTGACCGTAAAGCCCCAATTCAAGCAGCAAAGGTTCGGGTACAATTACCAGAAGCTTTATCTGGTAAAGTATTGGAATTTATGAAATTTGGGACTCCAGCTACAGCCCGTCAAGTAAATCCTAGAATATTTGAATTTGTTGCTAATCAGCCTATTTTACCAAAAGAAATTCTGGAAGTTCAAATTAAATTTCCTAGCGAAATTCTCAATATTAGTAAACCTCATTGGCAACAAAGCAACTTCTGGGGCAGTTGGAAAATTATACTTGCTGGGTTATTTGTGCTGGTCTTTTTTTAA
- a CDS encoding sigma-70 family RNA polymerase sigma factor: MDELELKILQLIQETCQHPSGSLARQKGLNQIILLIQKTGKLLRGTGIPDAEEALQETWWYFCRNLCEATTAKEPYNPEKASVITWINNYLSYRLQDKKISFYEQKKKFNFLLEDNEQQIDPANLIPAPPEPRPILNEIQEWLKNESTQLQRIHIRDRPDVNCYVLITRRLPPETGWIDLSVEFDIPVATLSNFYQRQCFPRLLNFGKSQAYFDSEGYFDI, translated from the coding sequence ATGGATGAATTAGAACTAAAAATCCTCCAACTTATTCAAGAAACCTGTCAACATCCCAGTGGTAGTCTTGCCCGTCAAAAAGGACTCAATCAAATTATTTTATTGATTCAAAAAACAGGTAAATTATTGCGGGGTACAGGTATACCTGATGCCGAAGAAGCTTTACAGGAAACTTGGTGGTATTTTTGCCGCAATCTCTGTGAAGCAACTACCGCCAAAGAACCATATAATCCTGAAAAAGCTAGTGTAATAACTTGGATTAATAATTATTTAAGTTATCGCTTGCAAGATAAAAAGATTAGTTTTTATGAACAAAAAAAGAAATTTAATTTCCTGTTAGAAGACAATGAACAACAAATAGATCCTGCAAATTTAATTCCTGCACCACCAGAACCAAGACCAATATTAAATGAAATTCAAGAATGGTTGAAAAATGAATCTACCCAACTGCAACGTATTCATATTAGAGATCGTCCAGATGTTAATTGTTATGTTTTAATTACCCGTCGTTTACCACCAGAAACAGGTTGGATAGATTTATCTGTAGAGTTTGATATACCTGTAGCAACTCTCAGCAATTTCTATCAACGTCAATGCTTTCCCCGTCTTCTCAATTTTGGTAAATCCCAAGCTTATTTTGATAGCGAAGGTTACTTTGATATATAA
- a CDS encoding DUF1822 family protein, whose translation MNYYTEQQSISIPISAKFRNTALQFAQEQPNQQKAKLIYLNTLAVQVVNNYLQMLDISTTLEASQSWDVWGRMAGDVADLVLTGIGHLECRYIRTGEEVCPIPPEVWHHRFGYVVVEINQTCQEGKIRGFLAQITTTEINLEQLQPLETFIEYYHQFSGVQLRQWLEGIYTSQWQSVEELALQKSPQLAFRSPQVRGFEIDTSKKVWQVIEQLYPQRSWEKILPSRLLSNLDREVNDILVYLLQTTNDEEIRWTLAEVLWTITPNHPVITARRIMDLGMQLAGNSVALMVAILPKIDKTYAVLLRVYPMGTKPYLPADLQLAGLYENGEAFLEVKAREQRDNYIQLKFCAELGEKFQIRVTLNDATITEKFVI comes from the coding sequence ATGAATTATTACACTGAACAACAAAGCATTTCTATTCCTATTTCCGCAAAGTTCCGAAATACGGCTTTGCAATTTGCCCAAGAACAACCAAATCAACAAAAAGCTAAACTCATATATCTGAATACTTTAGCCGTACAAGTTGTTAATAATTACTTGCAAATGTTAGATATTTCCACCACATTAGAAGCTAGTCAGAGTTGGGATGTTTGGGGAAGAATGGCTGGAGATGTTGCAGATTTAGTATTAACTGGAATTGGACATTTAGAATGTAGATATATCAGAACAGGAGAAGAAGTTTGTCCTATTCCTCCGGAAGTTTGGCATCATCGTTTTGGTTATGTAGTAGTAGAAATTAATCAAACCTGCCAAGAAGGAAAAATCAGAGGCTTTTTAGCACAAATTACCACAACAGAAATCAACCTAGAACAGTTACAACCATTAGAAACATTCATAGAATATTATCATCAATTTTCTGGTGTGCAGTTGCGACAATGGTTAGAAGGAATATATACATCTCAATGGCAAAGTGTAGAAGAATTAGCTTTACAAAAAAGCCCACAATTAGCTTTTCGTTCTCCACAAGTCAGAGGATTTGAAATAGATACATCCAAAAAAGTTTGGCAAGTTATTGAACAATTGTATCCCCAGCGAAGTTGGGAAAAAATCTTACCATCAAGATTATTATCAAATTTAGATAGAGAAGTAAACGATATTCTTGTTTATCTTTTACAAACTACCAATGATGAAGAAATTCGTTGGACTCTAGCAGAAGTTTTATGGACAATTACACCCAATCATCCTGTAATTACTGCTAGACGGATTATGGATTTAGGAATGCAGTTAGCAGGAAATTCTGTAGCTTTAATGGTGGCTATTTTACCCAAAATAGATAAAACTTATGCTGTGCTTTTGCGGGTATATCCAATGGGAACTAAACCCTATTTACCAGCAGATTTACAATTAGCAGGATTATATGAAAATGGAGAGGCATTTTTAGAAGTAAAAGCCAGAGAACAACGAGATAATTACATTCAATTAAAATTTTGTGCTGAATTGGGTGAAAAATTCCAAATTCGGGTTACTCTAAATGATGCAACCATTACAGAAAAATTTGTCATTTAG